Within Harpia harpyja isolate bHarHar1 chromosome 4, bHarHar1 primary haplotype, whole genome shotgun sequence, the genomic segment TGGGCCGCTGCTGGGGCGTCTCCGGCCGGGGCGGGCGGTCTGACAAGGAGACACACTGCCCGTCGCTCTGGTGAGCGGTTCCCGCTGCTTCTCTGGACTGAAAAGTTGTGTAGCAGAGTGAGTGTGCGAGCCTAACTCCAGATTCCTCTTTGTTAGGTTAATTAGTGACGATTAGGCTGACAGCATAGAGGATTTTTACCTTCTTATTTGGTAGCGCTGTTATTGGTTCTTTCTGTACTTCCAGTGTTTTGTAAAGCCTTAATCCTAGGGATCTTCTGGTCATGCATGAGTTTATACTTCATGTGTGAGTTTTGAACCAGTGTTaatatgcttttcatttttagcttACAGTTCACTTCATGAATTGCAGAAACAGGTTGAGCTCTGGTAATCTATCtattaagtgtttaaaaaaaaaaaccaaaaacaaaaacagattttGCCCTGCTAACTTTTACAGGCTGCATCATTCTGTCTTGTATTCGTTCTACTGTctgcattatatttttttctttaagtctgggggattttatgttctgtttttccCCAAGGTCTTCGTTTTGCATCAACTACAGCCACTCCCAAAACTGAGACCGAAGTGGACACGAGCGAAAATGAGGTTGTTGCCCCAGACTTCACTAACAGGAATCCTCGGAACTTGGAGCAGTTGGCCCTCGCTAGGAAGGAGCGTGGCTGGAAGACAACATGGCCAAAGCGTGAATTCTGGCATAGGTGAGTCAGAAAGTCACCAGCACAAATGAAGactccaaaagaaaacaaacaaataaacaagacaAAGACAAACCCCAGAAACCCACCAGGTGGAATGTCTACAAAGTGCACTTTTTGAGTTGTTGAATCAGTTGCCCCCTTAGTTGTTCTTAATCAACAGGTATCTTTTGTGCTCAGAGAACAGTAGGCTAGCATCGTGTCAAAGTTAGCATACATGTTGAAGATCTTTCTGTCTATTGTTAAGGTAGCCGTAATATTGCTTAAGCAACTGCTGTTTAATTTAGGATTCTCCTAGTCCTGTGTTGACCATGCATCATTGTTTTATTTGAGGCACTGTAATAGtcagtttggggggtttttttgtttgttttttaagaaaatgctgaTTGCTTGTCATCTGGAAAATAAGTTCATTTTAAGCTGAGGAttcaaaatcattattttgttcTTGAGGGGAGATCCACATCCAGTTTGTTCATACCTGGAACTCTGATTTTGTCTCAAGTGATAAGAAATAGTTGCTCCTAGTACTCTGTGGTTATGTGTTACGGCTTATGAAGTACTGCTTGACCACTTGCTGATCCTGACAAGTTGTTAACTGCTGTGTAAGCACAAGCCTTTCAGAGACTGCGTAGCGAACCTGAAGTTACATTTCCGCTGGAGCCGTTCCCCTGGCCTAGCTCATAAGCACCTGTACCGGACTGTGCAGGTGGACAGTGCTTGGTTTGGTGCGCGTGCTGGCATGAGGCAGGGTAGGACTGTGCACCTGAGTAACTGGTGAAAAGTTGCTCTTGGAATTTCACTCTGCTGAACTGGTAATATGAGTCCTATTTTATGTCCTGACAAGCAAAACCCTAGATAATAAAAGCAATATCCAGAATTCATTATTATATTAATAGTTCTAGTACAttcaattttgtttcagaaagtgaGTTACTTACATGTTTAAGCATTTGAATGTGTTCTCTCCATACAACTGGAAAAGACATCATAATCCcgtgttctttctttccttcactcaGATTACGGCTTGAGCAGACACAGCATTACGTAGAAGCCTTTGTTGAGCGCTGTAATGGGGATGTTGTGGTATCTGCCTCTACCCGAGAGTGGGCCATAAAGAGACATCTCTACAGTCCCAAGGGAGTAACAGCATGCAGAAACCTTGGCCGTGTAATGGCACAGCGCTGTTTGGAAGCAGGAATCAACTTTGTGAACTTTAAAGCTGTTATCCCCTGGGAATATCGTTGTGACTCGGCAAGTACCCATCTCCTTACGCTTATTTGGCCCTTTTTAAGCATTAATTTTACTCCTCTTCACCATTAATTTTCTTATGTGGCTTGACAATCCCTTCCTGCAACACTCAAAAGGGTAGCTTTGACAAACTGCAGTTCCTGGCATTGTGCTTCAGTGAGGCTGTTAACCTCTGCCCCTCCACATAACGTGTCCCCACTGATACTTCGGTGCTGAtggcttttctttgtatttactCTTGTCTCTCTGTCTTTTAAACAAGATTCAGGAATTTGAAAAAGCTGTGCAGGAGGGTGGTGTCATTCTGCGTGAGCCACGAAGAATCTATCAGTAAAATGGAGACCGTTGGGAAAGCTTTCCAAGGCACGACGATCGCTTTTTTAGGTGTGTGTGTGCCGGCACAGTGAAGGTCCAGAGCTGGAAAAAGGTGGAACGTGGCatcttacaataaaatatttttaaatggacagAAGTGTGTCATATTCTTGATTCTAAAATTATCAACGCCTTTAAGGCTAGAATAAATTGTTACCATAGTTAACAGCATTTACttcaaaattcagtaattttaaggtatattttatttttaatatttgattttgtgTTTGTTCTAACCTGACCTCTGGAAATGCTTAGACATTTGATCCCTGTACACTGCCCATCTAATTTAGCAAAGTGCAGTCATTAGGTGAACGTTTAGAACTGTAACAAAGTTACGCGCCAAACCTGGTAAAAATTAAATTCCTCGAACCCACCTTTGCAGCTTTCTTGCAACCCTAACCTTCGAACTACTGCGCCCTCGCAGCTCTCGGAGGGAAGCCGCGCaactgccggcggcggcggcagggagcgAGGTGCCCCTTCCCCTCGTTCTGCCTCCGCCTGCTGCTTGGCCCCAGACCGAAGCCGTgtgtccgtccgtctgtccgagGGATGGGCAGAGCCCCGCGGTGCCTGCCCCCCGCAGCCCTTCCTGTTCCGGGGCCGAACCTCCGCGGCTGCTAGCTCAGCGTCCCCGCGCGCGGCCTGAcgctgccccctccccccttACCGTCAACCGCGGGTTCCcatgcttggggtttttttattattttgccttttttttcgtTAATTACGCCGGGggtttttgtgttggttttttttaaagccgGGTTACgacccgccgccggcggggccgcgcaCAGGGCAGCGCGGGGGCCGGCGATGGAGGTGGGGGCGGCGGACTTCCAGCGGGGCCTGCCGCGCCTGCGGGGCCGCGTCCGCCGCGCCGCCTTCCTGGGTGAgccccggcggggtggggggcggccGGTGGTGGGTCGGCGGGCCGTTAGCGCTGGCCCCGGCCCGCCCTGCGGTGGCTGAGGCGGGGCGGCGAGGCCCTTGCCCGCTGTAGGGGGCGAGGCGGCAGCGGGCGTTGAGGTGTGTTGTAGCGGATGATGGCGCTGGCGCGCACCAGAAGAGCGAAGGCTGAGGCGGGACACGGGCGGCAGAGGGCTGGAAAGGCAGCCGTCGCTGCGGTGCTGGCCTCGGCTGGGCGGGTTGGGGGCTCTGGGTGTTAGTTATGGGCCGGGGGGGCACACACATCCTGCAGAGGGTGGGTCGGGCCCCTCCCGGGGGGATGTTTGGCTTACCTCACCCTGCCACAGGGATGAGGGAGCAGGAGACTCCACAGCGGTCAGTTGCCTTTTCTCTTGAGCTTGCTACCGCTGGGTTTGACACAGAGGTGTTTTGGAAACCCTTGTCCTGATGCTGGTGGAACGCATGCTTCATATTTAaggtttttttgtgttctttccaCCTCAACAGCCCTTGATATGGAGTTTACTGGCTTACATTCAACTTTCCCACAAAATAACCAGCCCAGGTAAAGCTGTTGGACTTGAAATGTGGGGGAGACTTGCTGCTCTAGCTCTGTGAGAACAACCTGTGCATTGCAAACCTTCTTGTTTCCATTCCCTTTCCCCcaattctggttttgttcataGCCTGTTTGATTCCCCTGCGGAGCGGTACCTGAAGGCCAGGCAGAGCGTTCAGCGCTTCACTGTTACTCAGCTTGGTAAGTGCTGttctgacacagaaaaaaatttcccaAGGTCCCAGTGGTAACTGGCGTTTTGCCAGCTGGTGAGCCCTGCAGGTAGCTCTGGTCTTGGTTCACTCGTTACAGAGCCATTTGTTTGCTGTagtagtttgtttttttgttgttggtttttggtttttttccccctctgaagTTTAATACTAACaactttttagtattttaaataacttaaagTCAGGTGGGCTGTATACTTTTTGCTGGTCTGAAATTGTTCATATTTAAAGATTGCAGCTACAAATACAGGGCTTTTAAAACAGAGGGTGCAAGCAAGAAATAGGTGACAGCAGCTCCTATTCATGGCTGTGTCATTTGATACAGTGTATGAGTAAGGTGACTATCAGAGAGACAAAGGCTAGTATTTCTGATAttccaaaaataataaaaaaatcaatgcaagaACAGGCCTGTAGTGGTGGTGGAGGGCTATTGACAGTTAAGAACCAGTTAGAGGTCAAGAAACCAGCTCcaaaactgttcaaaatattGTTCAAAGCCTTAGGCTTTTTAGggattaatagaaaaaaaaggaacctaCGTAGTAAAAAACATGTTTCAGTCCTCTGTGGTGCCTAGCTCCTTCCAAATGCTTTTGGAGTGTAGTTGGACCCACAGACCTGTGCATGCATAGTTGGAGATTTTTGTCACCAACTTGCCTCTTCTCACCTGTTGCTCAATCCATTTGCTATTTAATCAGGCTTGAGTCCTTTTCCCACTTGGCACTAGAAGCTTGTCCCTGTTCAGCTCTCGGGGAGCTGGGGAGTGGTCCAGCAGTTGCTGTTAAGATTTGCACTGTGGCATTAGTGAGTGGAAAACACATACTCCATCAGGGCATCCCTACATCCCTTACCTAATTTTCACAGTATCTGTAGATACCCAGCTAAACATTGCCATTTCAATGGAGGTTTCTCTCTGTCTTGCAGGGCTGGCAATATTCTcaaatgaaaattcaaacaaGTAAgtaaaaaagcagttttctgttaTAATGAAGACAGTGCAGTTGAGATTTTATGCAGAATTCTCTTGGGAGGAGTTATTTCTTGTAATTATCTTctagagagatttttcttttcattgtagGTATGTGGTGCATTCATacaacttttttctctttccctcaacGCTGGGAGTTACAGATGTTGAATTTACCCTTTCTGCATCTAGCATTCAGTTCCTGTCTCGTTATGGCTTTGACTATAATAAGGTATGTAATCTCTCTGCCAGAAATCTAGAACAGAGGAATTCTGTGCAATTACAGGAGAAATTAGGATTAGTATCCCTAAATGCTATGTTTCCGGGGTAAATAGCATCTTACTAAAGCATGAATGCATCATATGGTTCATTATCAACAGGGAGAGCGAGTGCTGGTTTTTCTGAACGGCCGTAGAGGTGATAACCACATCTTTGTCAGCCTAAGACAGATTTCCCcacctcaaaaaaagaaaacctgtctCTGGTGAGCTGAGGCATTACTAAACAGAACCCAGTGGGAGTCTTTATTAGCCATGAAGGTGGGGAAGTTTACCTGCAGCTTATGTATTGCCACATTTCCTATAAAATTCAGACTATGTCATCGCGTAAGAGCACTGTTTAGCAATTTTGGACAGGAATTGTGATATCCTTACACTTGAAGTATATCATTAAAGGAAAggtaaaagcagagcaaaaaaacCTGATTACAGTTgacaaaaatctttttctttcctccatacATAAACACGTCTTCCCTTATGTAAGAACGCATCTTGCGTTACCTGCAAGTTGTATTTTTGAAGAGGATATTCTGAGAATGAGGAACACCAGCATCTTCTAAGTATATGCTAGTCTTGAACCTGGCTAACCTGCTATTCCCTAATTTGCTGCAAGAAAGTCTAGAGGAGAGTAACTAACCTGGcattttcccctcccccctcAGTTCCTCAAAGATGGAATCCCATACATGAATGAGGTACAGGAGAAGATCCTTAGCCAGCATCTCTTGGAGGGTAGCTGGAAAGTCAGCAGGTGAGCACTAGTCAGAGATGTGGATCCTCAGTACTGACTGTATTGACAGCTCACCTTCACTCAGATCACATTTTTTCGAAATATTAAAGCGTATTGGTCTGAATGCCTCACCGCCAGCTGTTCCAGCATGCTGTGGTCTGTCTGAAGAAGACTGAGATCACAGGAT encodes:
- the MRPL18 gene encoding 39S ribosomal protein L18, mitochondrial, whose amino-acid sequence is MALSSRSRLLLAAGGLQARRAGLRFASTTATPKTETEVDTSENEVVAPDFTNRNPRNLEQLALARKERGWKTTWPKREFWHRLRLEQTQHYVEAFVERCNGDVVVSASTREWAIKRHLYSPKGVTACRNLGRVMAQRCLEAGINFVNFKAVIPWEYRCDSIQEFEKAVQEGGVILREPRRIYQ